In the Hordeum vulgare subsp. vulgare chromosome 7H, MorexV3_pseudomolecules_assembly, whole genome shotgun sequence genome, one interval contains:
- the LOC123412327 gene encoding uncharacterized protein LOC123412327, giving the protein MSRKEAAVEEGGGEGSSARAEGGGELAEALARRRVYREVTLALRAGLRDAGADFSFLRARGLRGLLGFLRSTAAAPDDSQLLLFRHSQSIPDLQVIPVLFQNSLHQPKDPVVTLDHIFGVEPTKITSPSTDSEIALALRVLEGCCLLYSRCTALAHKYKAVQVLLNILASRGPTEQGVCLDALISLMLDSPSNQIDFEEYSGLEKVAELLKDVQVEEHIRLKCGEFLLLLIGHVYVKENTPIHEQMRNLLGEQCASLIWAASRFGSTLDAEQRQMALQIQARRVVESLEPY; this is encoded by the exons ATGAGCCggaaggaggcggcggtggaggagggaggaggggagggatcgTCGGCGCGGGCGGAGGGGGGCGGGGAGCTGGCGGAGGCGCTGGCGCGGCGGCGGGTGTACCGGGAGGTGACGCTGGCGCTGCGGGCCGGGCTGCGCGACGCCGGggccgacttctccttcctccgcgCGCGGGGGCTCCGCGGCCTGCTCGGATTcctccgctccaccgccgccgcgcccgacGACTCGCAGCTGCTCCTCTTCCGCCACTCCCAGTCCATCCCCGATCTCCAAG TTATTCCAGTTCTCTTTCAGAATTCATTGCATCAACCAAAGGATCCTGTTGTGACATTGGATCATATATTTGGAGTCGAACCAACGAAGATTACGAGCCCCTCAACAGATTCCGAAATTGCTCTAGCTCTTCGAGTTTTGGAAGGTTGTTGCCTTTTGTACAGCAGATGCACTGCTCTGGCCCACAAGTACAAGGCTGTGCAG gtactGCTGAATATATTAGCCAGCCGAGGTCCAACTGAGCAAGGGGTGTGCTTAGATGCTCTGATATCGTTGATGTTGGATTCACCTTCGAATCAGATT GACTTTGAGGAATACAGTGGACTTGAAAAGGTTGCTGAGCTTTTGAAGGATGTTCAAGTGGAAGAACACATAAG ATTGAAATGCGGGGAATTCCTACTGTTGCTCATCGGGCATGTTTATGTGAAGGAAAACACTCCCATACATGAGCAGATGAGAAACCTACTCGGGGAGCAGTGCGCGTCGCTCATATGGGCAGCGAGCCGGTTTGGATCCACCCTCGACGCGGAGCAGAGGCAGATGGCCCTGCAAATACAAGCGAGGAGAGTGGTTGAATCCCTGGAGCCCTACTAG
- the LOC123412328 gene encoding pentatricopeptide repeat-containing protein At1g60770, producing MATRAKDLARRSPKKYVEEALYRRLFRRGSTPQAVREEVDGFLGSRKRAFKWEVGVCVRRLRRQELYRPALKLTEVMTRRGMNPTVGDQAIRLDLVAKSRGIAAAEKYFMDLPETSKTHMTYGALLNCYCKELMTEKAESLMEKMKELNFAFTAMSYNSLMTLYTKVNQPEKVPSIIQDMKADDVLPDVYTYNVWMRSLAARQDIPGVERVVEEMTRDGRVAPDWTTYSNLASIYVDAGLFEKAEAALKELEKRNTGNDLEAYQFLITLYGRTQNLVEVHRVWRSLKRNNPRKANMSYLNMIQVLANLKDLPAAEACFKEWEARYIRPPKTKATDAVTTETSKLDEETSTEVSNNDLDVKETEDTGTEELDLKRPKYDIRVANALMKAYVTEGMLDKAIALKKRAKMRGGRLNAKTWEIFMEHYLKVGDLKNAHWCADRAIKKGHSSGRIWVPPHDVTETLMGYFEKKKDVDGAESFVEVLKKVQKDLGTVVFEPLVRTYAAAGKKFPGMRHRLKIENVELSEETDKLVDSICVD from the exons atggcgacGAGGGCGAAGGACCTGGCGCGGCGGTCGCCGAAGAAGTACGTGGAGGAGGCGCTCTACCGGCGGCTGTTCCGGCGGGGGTCGACGCCGCAGGCGGTGCGGGAGGAGGTGGACGGCTTCCTCGGCAGCCGCAAGCGCGCCTTCAAGTGGGAGGTCGGCGTCTGCgtccgccgcctccgccgccagGAGCTCTACCGCCCCGCCCTCAAG CTTACTGAAGTTATGACCAGAAGAGGCATGAATCCTACAGTCGGTGACCAAGCAATCCGTCTGGATCTTGTTGCCAAATCAAGAGGCATCGCTGCTGCTGAGAAGTACTTCATGGACCTCCCAGAAACTTCTAAAACTCATATGACATATGGTGCTCTTCTGAATTGTTATTGCAAAGAGTTGATGACTGAGAAGGCTGAATCCCttatggagaaaatgaaggagctCAACTTTGCTTTCACTGCCATGTCCTACAACAGCTTAATGACACTATACACCAAGGTCAACCAACCCGAGAAGGTTCCCAGCATCATCCAGGACATGAAggctgatgatgttctaccagatGTATATACTTATAATGTCTGGATGAGGTCACTTGCAGCTCGTCAGGACATACCAGGGGTCGAGAGGGTGGTTGAAGAGATGACCAGGGATGGCCGTGTTGCTCCTGATTGGACAACATACAGTAACCTGGCTTCCATATACGTTGATGCTGGACTGTTTGAGAAGGCAGAAGCTGCTCTTAAGGAGCTAGAGAAGCGGAACACTGGCAATGATCTTGAAGCCTACCAGTTCCTCATTACACTGTATGGGCGAACACAAAATTTAGTGGAAGTTCATCGTGTTTGGCGGTCACTGAAGAGGAATAATCCTAGGAAGGCAAACATGAGCTATCTTAACATGATTCAGGTTCTGGCGAACTTGAAGGATCTGCCTGCTGCTGAGGCCTGCTTCAAAGAGTGGGAAGCCCGGTACATCCGTCCACCTAAGACTAAAGCAACTGATGCTGTGACAACTGAAACTTCTAAGTTGGACGAAGAAACTTCAACCGAGGTGTCTAACAATGATTTGGATGTTAAGGAAACAGAGGACACGGGAACAGAGGAGCTTGACTTGAAACGTCCTAAATACGACATCCGGGTTGCAAATGCTCTGATGAAAGCATATGTTACAGAGGGTATGCTTGACAAGGCCATTGCTCTCAAGAAGCGTGCCAAGATGCGTGGAGGAAGGCTTAACGCGAAGACGTGGGAGATTTTCATGGAGCACTATCTCAAGGTAGGGGATCTGAAGAATGCCCATTGGTGCGCCGACCGTGCAATCAAGAAGGGACACAGCAGTGGCAGGATCTGGGTGCCACCACATGACGTGACCGAGACCTTGATGGGTTActttgagaagaagaaggacgtggACGGCGCTGAGAGTTTCGTCGAGGTGCTAAAGAAGGTGCAGAAAGATCTGGGGACGGTGGTGTTCGAACCGCTGGTACGGACGTACGCAGCGGCTGGAAAGAAGTTCCCTGGGATGCGGCACCGCCTAAAGATCGAAAACGTGGAACTCAGCGAGGAAACTGACAAGCTGGTCGACTCCATCTGCGTTGATTGA